A segment of the Candidatus Goldiibacteriota bacterium genome:
TTTCAGAAAATTTGCCGATAAAATAACAAATTGTAATGACGTAAATTCCATGTATATGGAAAGGCTGCAGTCTTTTGGTGAAGATGACGGGATGAAATCAGGGATAGGCCTTTTGACGGTATTAAGCTTTTTTAATCCTAAAATGGGTTTTATGTTTCAGCCCCTTAAGGAGTCAAATAAATATAAGGTATCGGTTCAGGCTGCGATGCCGATAGAAGGGGCTGCAACATGCAGATAAAAGGAGAAGATTATTCAATTATATTTGATGACAAACTTAATACCGTTAATTTTAACGGCTCCCTGCGGCTGGAAAATATGGGGGAATATAAAGCTATTGAACAGTTTCTTCTTGATGTTCATGAGCTTAACCTTCCGTTTTTGAACCTTGATTTTAAAGAAGTTGATTTTTTAAACAGTTCCGGAATAGCCATGCTTTGCAGATTTATAATGGATGTGAAAAAACAGAATAAAATGCCTGTTATAGTTACCGGAAACGACGATATTTTATGGCAGAAAAAGTCATTCGCGAATCTTAAACTGCTCTGGGATAAAGTGGAAGTTAAATTCGGACGGGCGCAATAATTAAAAAGGGGAAAAGTTGTGGGTGATGAAGAAAACATAAAAAAAACGGATGAAATACGGGAAGAACTGGAGTTATTAAAAAAAGAGAATGAAGACCTTAAGCTTCTGTATGATACTATTGTCAAACATGCCACAACTCTTGAAAATGACCTTGAAAAAAAGCTGCGCGAGATAACGGTTATGTCGGTAACTGATTCGCTTACAAATATATTTAACCGCAGAAAGTTCACGGACAGCCTTCTTCTTGAAGTTTCAAATGGCCTTAAAAATGGTACGCCTTTGGCGTTGATTATATTTGATATAGATAACTTTAAGCAGATAAATGATAAATACGGCCACGATTACGGGGACTTTGTACTTGTTACGTCTGTAAGTATAATAAAAAAAGTCCTTTTAAAGAACTCGATTTTTGCCAGGTGGGGCGGCGATGAATTTACAATTCTGCTGCCGGGAACCAATGCCGCGCAGGCTGTAAAAATAGCGGAAGCTGCCAGGGAAGAACTCCACACTCACTACCTTAATATTCACAGGGAAGTGTCGTGCAGTTTTGGCGTGACGGAACTGCTTGGCACTGATAATGTAAAAAGCTTTATTGTAAGGGCGGATAACGCACTGTATGACGCCAAGAATAACGGCCGCAACAGCGTAAAGTGCTTTACCTAACAAGTCCGAATTCCTGTATTGACATATCACTAAAAAGGTAGTATTTTATATTTAATGATGAACCGAAAGGTTTAATGCCTGACGGTAAATCTTAAAATTTAAAAAAGTCATTGTGCTAAGTTTAAAGGGCTAAAGCCCAATAGCGAAGGCAAGATAATAGAAAATTATAACAATATTATCCCCGCGCTTCGGCACGGGGATTTTTTTTTATATAATCTTACAAGGAGGTTATTGTGGATACAAGGATTGCTGTGGTTAGCATAATAGTTGAAGAACCTGCTGTTTCTGAAGAACTTAATGCGATAATACATGATTATAGGGATTATGTAATAGGCAGAATGGGAATACCTTACCGTAAGCAGAATATTTCAGTAATAAGTCTTGTTATGGATGCTCCAAATGACATTATAAGCGCTTTTTCCGGAAAAGTGGGCATGCTTAAAGGTGTAGCCGCAAAAACCGCTTATTCAAGAGTTATTAAAAACAATAATTAACCCTTTTAAGGGAAAAATCATACGAGGTGAGAAAGATGTATAATCCAAAATCAAAAGACGCAAATGAATTTATTGATAACAATGAAGTTATGGAATCTCTTGAAGAGGCAAAAAAACTGGTTAAGGACAGCGGATGTATCAGTCAGATTCTTGAAAAAGCCGAAACCTGCAAAGGGTTAACGCACAGGGAAGCCGCCGTTCTGCTTGAAGTTGACGATGATGAAACCCTTGAAAAAATGTATAAGTCCGCGAAGAAAATAAAAGAAAAAATATACGGCAACAGGATAGTTTTGTTTGCGCCCCTTTATCTTTCCAATTATTGCGTGAATAACTGTAAATACTGCGGCTATAAATGTACCAACAAGATAGACAGGCTTCAGCTGTCGCAGCAGCAGCTAAGGGAAGAAATTATAGCGCTGGAAGGAATGGGGCATAAGCGGCTTTTATTGGAAGTGGGTGAGGATGATGAAAAATGCCCGATAGATTATGTGCTTGAATGTATTAAGACAATTTACGCCGAAAAATTTGAAAATGGCTCTATCAGAAGGGTTAATGTGGATATTGCCGCGACAACTGCTGAAAATTACAGAAAATTAAAGGATGTGGGAATAGGGACATATCTTCTTTTTCAGGAAACCTATCACAAACCGACATATCTTGACATGCATAAAGGCCCCAAGCAGAATTATGAATGGCACACGGAAGCAATGGACAGGGCTATGATAGAAGGCGGAATAGATGACGCCGGAATCGGCGTGCTTTATGGTTTATATGACTACCATTATGATACGGTTGCTTTAATAATGCATGCCGAACATATGGAAGCCGCGGCCGGGGTCGGTCCGCATACAATATCTTTTCCGCGTTTATTGCCCGCGGAAGGTATTGATTACAACAGTTTTCCATATCTTGTAAAAGACAGAGATTTTAAGAAATTAGTGGCGGTAACCCGCCTGGCAGTGCCTTATACGGGTATGATACTTACCACCAGAGAAAGCGCGGAATTTCGTAAGGAACTTCTGGATGTGGGATTCTCTCAGATGAGCGCGGGTTCAATAGTCGGGGTGGGTGGATATGCAAAGCGTGTTAAGGAAGAGCGCAACAATGAAAAGCCGCAGTTTGATGTTGCTGACCACAGAAAACCAATTGATGTTATTAAAAGCCTTGTACGTGACGGGTATGTTCCAAGTTACTGCACGGCGTGTTACCGCGAGGGGCGCACGGGCGACCGCTTCATGCCGCTTGCAAAATCAGGGCAGATTGGGAATTTCTGCCTGCCAAACGCGCTTTTAACTTTTGAAGAGTATTTAAAAGACTACGCCGATGAAGAACTTAGGGTAATGGGAAAAGAGCTTATAGACAGGGAAATACAGAACATTCCGGACGCCAGAAGGCGGAAAAAGGCGCTTTATTACCTTGAACGCATCCGCAAAGGCGACAGGGATTTG
Coding sequences within it:
- a CDS encoding GGDEF domain-containing protein, with amino-acid sequence MGDEENIKKTDEIREELELLKKENEDLKLLYDTIVKHATTLENDLEKKLREITVMSVTDSLTNIFNRRKFTDSLLLEVSNGLKNGTPLALIIFDIDNFKQINDKYGHDYGDFVLVTSVSIIKKVLLKNSIFARWGGDEFTILLPGTNAAQAVKIAEAAREELHTHYLNIHREVSCSFGVTELLGTDNVKSFIVRADNALYDAKNNGRNSVKCFT
- a CDS encoding iron-only hydrogenase system regulator — translated: MDTRIAVVSIIVEEPAVSEELNAIIHDYRDYVIGRMGIPYRKQNISVISLVMDAPNDIISAFSGKVGMLKGVAAKTAYSRVIKNNN
- the hydG gene encoding [FeFe] hydrogenase H-cluster radical SAM maturase HydG; the encoded protein is MYNPKSKDANEFIDNNEVMESLEEAKKLVKDSGCISQILEKAETCKGLTHREAAVLLEVDDDETLEKMYKSAKKIKEKIYGNRIVLFAPLYLSNYCVNNCKYCGYKCTNKIDRLQLSQQQLREEIIALEGMGHKRLLLEVGEDDEKCPIDYVLECIKTIYAEKFENGSIRRVNVDIAATTAENYRKLKDVGIGTYLLFQETYHKPTYLDMHKGPKQNYEWHTEAMDRAMIEGGIDDAGIGVLYGLYDYHYDTVALIMHAEHMEAAAGVGPHTISFPRLLPAEGIDYNSFPYLVKDRDFKKLVAVTRLAVPYTGMILTTRESAEFRKELLDVGFSQMSAGSIVGVGGYAKRVKEERNNEKPQFDVADHRKPIDVIKSLVRDGYVPSYCTACYREGRTGDRFMPLAKSGQIGNFCLPNALLTFEEYLKDYADEELRVMGKELIDREIQNIPDARRRKKALYYLERIRKGDRDLRF